One stretch of Juglans microcarpa x Juglans regia isolate MS1-56 chromosome 3D, Jm3101_v1.0, whole genome shotgun sequence DNA includes these proteins:
- the LOC121254259 gene encoding protein EARLY-RESPONSIVE TO DEHYDRATION 7, chloroplastic-like, which produces MSASKPSQNTTQEVIFSNPEATSSSSLYPSIDVKELAENLFPAVDDDVSQASSHLLQPSEDVLVKVPGALVHLIEKDHSVELACGELEIVSLSQGDNVVAVLARVGDDIQWPLAKDEAAVKLDEAHYFFTLRVPPDGPVGSNGDDEDFACKECEMLNYGLTIASKGQEALLKELDRVLEMYSCFSVQKMGEIGSWEVLDGSVAREMSPGELESKENKELMGESSAAYWTTLAPNVEDYSGHVARLIAAGSGQLIRGILWCGDVTVDRLKWGNEFLMKRMEQRSNTEISPSVMKRIKRVKKLTKMSENMASGVLSGVVKVSGFFTSSIVNSKVGKKFFSLLPGEIVLASLDGFSKVFDAVELAGRNVMSTTSVVTTGLVSQRYGQQAAQATNVGLDAAGHAIGAAWAVFKIRKAINPKSVLKPTTLAKAAAAANSAELKAKYKK; this is translated from the exons ATGTCAGCTTCGAAGCCCTCTCAAAACACAACCCAGGAAGTCATTTTCTCTAACCCAGAAGCCACTTCCTCTTCGTCCCTATACCCTTCCATCGACGTGAAAGAACTCGCAGAGAACCTCTTCCCTGCTGTAGACGATGACGTTTCACAGGCCTCTTCACACTTGCTACAACCCTCGGAAGATGTTCTGGTCAAGGTCCCAGGCGCACTAGTACACCTCATCGAGAAAGACCATAGCGTCGAGCTCGCTTGCGGTGAGCTCGAGATAGTTAGTCTTAGTCAAGGCGATAATGTCGTCGCCGTTCTTGCGCGTGTCGGAGATGATATTCAGTGGCCGTTGGCGAAGGACGAGGCGGCCGTCAAGCTCGATGAGGCTCATTACTTCTTTACCCTTCGGGTTCCGCCAGATGGGCCGGTGGGAAGTAATGGGGACGATGAAGATTTTGCTTGTAAAGAGTGTGAGATGTTGAATTACGGGTTAACGATTGCGTCGAAGGGACAAGAGGCTTTGTTGAAGGAGCTGGATCGGGTTTTGGAGATGTATAGCTGTTTTTCGGTACAGAAGATGGGAGAAATCGGGAGCTGGGAGGTATTGGATGGCTCGGTGGCGAGGGAGATGTCTCCTGGGGAGTTGGAGTCGAAGGAGAATAAGGAATTGATGGGGGAGAGCTCGGCCGCGTACTGGACAACATTGGCACCGAACGTCGAGGACTATAGTGGGCACGTGGCGAGGCTGATTGCCGCAGGGTCGGGGCAGCTGATCAGAGGGATCTTGTGGTGCGGTGATGTGACGGTGGACAGGCTGAAATGGGGAAACGAGTTCTTGATGAAGAGGATGGAACAGAGATCCAATACGGAGATTAGTCCATCAGTAATGAAGAGGATAAAAAG GGTTAAAAAGTTGACAAAGATGTCAGAGAATATGGCTTCTGGTGTCCTTTCTGGGGTTGTTAAAGTGTCCGGATTCTTTACAAGCTCGATAGTGAACTCTAAAGTGGGCAAGAAATTTTTCAGCCTCCTCCCTGGAGAGATTGTCCTTGCTTCTTTGGATGGATTTA GCAAGGTCTTTGATGCTGTTGAACTTGCTGGAAGGAATGTCATGTCAACTACTTCAGTGGTGACTACTGGGCTTGTTTCACAGAG GTATGGACAACAAGCAGCTCAAGCGACAAATGTGGGGCTTGATGCTGCAGGACATGCTATTGGTGCCGCTTGGGCTGTGTTCAAGATAAGAAAGGCTATCAACCCCAAGAGCGTACTCAAACCCACAACGCTTGCAAAAGCTGCTGCTGCAGCGAATTCTGCTGAACTGAAGGctaaatataaaaagtaa